Proteins co-encoded in one Leucobacter exalbidus genomic window:
- the pknB gene encoding Stk1 family PASTA domain-containing Ser/Thr kinase yields the protein MIGHTFDGRYAIRSRIARGGMAMVYLANDVRLERRVAVKVMHEHLAEDENFRRRFDQEARSAAGLSHPNLVNVFDQGFDAGRNYLVMEYLPSITLRDLLKRQRTLTIEQTLEIGEAILAGLSAAHHAGIVHRDLKPENVMLADDGRIKLGDFGLARAVSANTTTGQALLGTIAYLSPELVTRGIADERSDLYAFGIMLYEMLTGAQPFVGEQPMQIAYQHAHSDVPAPSLASEESTPELDALVRWLTQRDPEYRPRDAGAALDHLRGIISGTADPVPQPAATTVMPGLAPTTAFTPSTTVLSDAQLDELGGADDDADTDEPPVPETPIDRAAFVAHRRGRRGRIVAAVAIVAILAAGGTGWWFGQGPGSAATVPEVTALSVDDALATISNVGLSADVVGCPSVEVPAGDAVGTEPEAGSKVDRGATIRLCQSTGPRILTVPTLVGLTLDEAKTAIDDAKFSFGSASDERFFDSPKGTVLAALDADKEPLEGTYPEQGEVNLVVSAGPVPSVAGSAEKAAIAALTKVDLVIDEESRAELYDADVAKGDVISVALSADPLRPGDLVSLTVSAGKIPAVAGESKKKAISAIKKAGLTLDESQVTETWNADVPVGDVIDMTFQEAPVRPGDPVGLSVSLGPELFPVPDISGMPLQDAMNAVEAAGFVPTTLVPDALRSLAKATGTDPAAASELPAGTEIRVKSTISL from the coding sequence ATGATCGGGCACACGTTCGACGGACGTTACGCGATTCGATCGCGTATCGCCCGCGGCGGCATGGCGATGGTGTACCTCGCGAACGATGTGCGGCTCGAGCGCCGCGTCGCCGTCAAGGTGATGCATGAGCACCTCGCCGAAGACGAAAACTTTCGCCGCCGCTTCGACCAAGAAGCCCGCAGCGCGGCAGGATTGTCACACCCCAACCTCGTCAACGTGTTTGATCAGGGCTTCGATGCCGGCCGCAACTATCTCGTCATGGAGTACCTGCCGAGCATCACCCTGCGCGATCTGCTCAAGCGCCAGCGCACCCTCACGATCGAGCAGACGCTCGAAATCGGCGAAGCGATTCTGGCCGGTCTGTCGGCTGCGCACCACGCCGGCATCGTGCACCGCGATCTGAAACCCGAGAACGTGATGCTCGCCGATGACGGCCGCATCAAGCTCGGTGACTTCGGTCTCGCCCGCGCCGTCAGCGCAAACACCACCACGGGGCAGGCGCTGCTGGGTACGATCGCGTACCTCTCCCCCGAGCTCGTCACGCGTGGCATCGCCGATGAACGCAGCGACCTGTATGCCTTTGGCATCATGCTGTACGAGATGCTCACCGGCGCGCAGCCCTTTGTTGGCGAGCAGCCGATGCAAATCGCGTACCAGCACGCCCACTCCGATGTGCCGGCGCCCTCGCTCGCAAGCGAGGAGTCGACTCCCGAGCTTGATGCTTTGGTGCGCTGGCTCACACAGCGCGACCCCGAGTATCGCCCGCGCGATGCCGGGGCCGCCCTCGATCACCTGCGCGGCATCATTAGCGGCACCGCTGACCCGGTACCGCAGCCCGCCGCGACCACGGTGATGCCGGGGCTCGCCCCCACCACCGCGTTCACCCCCTCCACCACGGTGCTCAGCGATGCCCAACTCGACGAGCTGGGCGGCGCCGATGACGACGCTGATACTGACGAACCGCCCGTCCCCGAGACGCCCATCGACCGTGCGGCGTTCGTGGCGCACCGCCGTGGTCGCCGCGGGCGCATCGTCGCTGCGGTAGCGATCGTGGCGATTCTCGCCGCGGGCGGCACCGGCTGGTGGTTTGGCCAGGGCCCAGGCTCTGCCGCGACCGTACCCGAGGTCACCGCCCTCAGCGTCGACGACGCGCTCGCGACGATCTCGAATGTGGGGCTGAGCGCCGATGTGGTGGGCTGCCCGAGCGTCGAGGTACCCGCGGGTGACGCGGTTGGCACTGAACCCGAGGCCGGATCAAAGGTTGACCGCGGCGCCACCATTCGCCTGTGCCAGTCAACCGGGCCGCGCATTCTCACGGTGCCCACCCTCGTCGGTCTCACCCTCGATGAGGCGAAGACAGCAATCGACGATGCGAAGTTCTCGTTTGGGTCGGCATCTGACGAGCGTTTCTTTGACAGCCCGAAGGGCACGGTGCTCGCCGCCCTCGACGCCGATAAGGAGCCGCTCGAGGGCACCTACCCCGAACAGGGCGAGGTGAATCTGGTGGTCTCGGCCGGCCCGGTTCCCAGTGTCGCTGGCAGCGCCGAGAAGGCGGCCATCGCTGCCCTCACCAAGGTGGACCTCGTCATCGATGAGGAGTCTCGGGCTGAGCTGTATGACGCCGACGTCGCCAAGGGTGACGTCATCTCGGTTGCCCTTTCGGCAGACCCGCTGCGCCCGGGTGACCTGGTGTCGCTCACGGTGTCAGCGGGCAAGATTCCCGCTGTCGCGGGCGAAAGCAAGAAGAAGGCCATCTCGGCCATCAAGAAGGCGGGCCTCACCCTCGATGAGAGCCAGGTGACAGAGACCTGGAACGCAGATGTGCCCGTCGGCGACGTGATCGATATGACGTTCCAAGAGGCCCCGGTGCGCCCGGGCGACCCCGTCGGCCTGTCGGTGTCGCTCGGCCCCGAGCTGTTCCCGGTGCCCGATATCTCGGGCATGCCCCTGCAAGACGCGATGAACGCGGTTGAGGCCGCCGGCTTCGTGCCGACCACGCTCGTACCCGACGCGCTGCGCAGCCTCGCGAAGGCGACCGGCACTGATCCTGCTGCAGCCTCCGAGCTCCCCGCAGGCACCGAGATCCGGGTCAAAAGCACCATCTCGCTCTAG
- a CDS encoding sensor histidine kinase, with the protein MRSPDAAHASQQPQTQQAAPAAPAAPAAHAGVNATWVYTLGSMVFFFVVFDAVVVGELTEQYLATESWIFGALIVAVLIATATQIRYCWFLRDQGLPSIWWTAALVAPALVSWALAFFTGEAAIIAATPLWLAASLVSLLLPTVRRWALLALAAAVTVLPAVAQGLPAAAWFSQDAGPRTWMLAIYCVSLPLLLMASVWWWRVVERLDDSRRVAGELAVTQERLRFAADLHDIQGHHLQVIALKAELAERLQGHDAAASAAQLAEIRGIAKEALEETRALVAGLREVALEDELENAREVLTLAGAACSLEIDDLELRAHPRVQRVLALCVREGTTNILRHSAATSAAITLRRGETSFDLVLSNNGASQNGPAAADGARGAGQPLGTLGSGLASLKRRIEEIGGTLVIAHDADQFTLRVCVPHTEMSGA; encoded by the coding sequence GTGAGATCCCCAGATGCGGCGCACGCATCGCAGCAACCGCAGACGCAGCAAGCGGCCCCTGCCGCCCCTGCCGCGCCGGCCGCGCACGCAGGGGTCAACGCCACCTGGGTGTACACGCTTGGCAGCATGGTGTTCTTTTTCGTCGTATTCGACGCAGTCGTCGTGGGTGAACTCACCGAGCAGTATCTGGCCACCGAGTCATGGATCTTCGGCGCGCTCATCGTGGCCGTGCTGATAGCGACCGCCACCCAGATTCGATACTGCTGGTTCTTGCGTGACCAGGGGCTGCCCAGCATCTGGTGGACGGCCGCCTTGGTCGCCCCCGCGTTGGTGTCGTGGGCGCTCGCCTTCTTCACAGGCGAAGCCGCGATTATTGCCGCCACCCCGCTGTGGCTCGCCGCCTCCCTGGTGAGCCTTTTGCTGCCAACGGTCAGACGATGGGCGCTGCTCGCGCTCGCCGCAGCGGTCACTGTGCTGCCCGCCGTCGCTCAGGGGCTACCGGCGGCTGCCTGGTTCAGCCAGGATGCAGGGCCCCGCACCTGGATGCTCGCGATTTACTGCGTTTCGTTGCCGCTGCTGCTGATGGCGAGCGTGTGGTGGTGGCGCGTGGTCGAGCGGCTCGACGACAGTCGCCGCGTGGCGGGTGAGCTTGCCGTCACCCAAGAGCGGCTGCGGTTCGCCGCAGACCTCCACGACATTCAGGGCCACCACCTGCAGGTCATCGCGCTGAAGGCCGAGCTGGCCGAGCGGCTGCAGGGGCACGACGCGGCCGCTTCGGCCGCGCAGCTCGCAGAGATACGTGGCATCGCTAAGGAAGCCCTCGAAGAGACTCGGGCACTGGTGGCTGGGCTGCGCGAGGTCGCGCTCGAAGATGAGCTGGAGAATGCCCGCGAGGTGCTGACGCTTGCGGGCGCAGCATGTTCGCTCGAGATTGATGATCTTGAGCTGCGAGCGCATCCCCGTGTGCAGCGCGTGCTGGCGCTGTGCGTGCGTGAGGGCACCACGAATATTTTGCGCCACAGCGCCGCCACGAGCGCCGCGATCACGCTGCGCCGCGGCGAAACCTCGTTCGATCTGGTGCTGAGCAATAATGGGGCCTCGCAGAATGGCCCGGCGGCGGCCGACGGTGCTCGTGGGGCGGGGCAGCCTCTGGGCACCCTGGGCTCGGGCCTCGCGAGTCTCAAGCGCCGGATCGAGGAAATCGGCGGCACCCTGGTCATCGCGCACGACGCTGATCAGTTCACCCTGCGGGTATGCGTGCCCCACACCGAAATGAGCGGCGCATGA
- a CDS encoding NAD(P)-binding domain-containing protein — MESEQQATVVIIGAGQAGLSAGYHLQRRGFTSALHDPEGERTFVMFDANSAPGGAWQHRWDSLLVANLNSIFDLPDLPQPPMTGQERSRDAIPQYFAQFEALHRLPIVRPVQVQQVRESDEAGSRSLTVTTSQGQWRARAIINATGTWNNPVLLVIEGVETFAGEQLHTRDYGQLPDLAGKRVAIVGGGISALQHLEEISRTATTAWYTRTPPKWRESAFNDEAGRDTIARVTADVEAGRPTGSVVSYTGLPRTNYAKAAEARGALQRRPMFTRIEPWGVREADGSFTSIDVIVWATGFKADLAHLAPLQLRNAAGGIAVKGTQVVGDDRLHLIGFGPSQSTVGANRAGKAAAASIVRYLR; from the coding sequence GTGGAGAGCGAACAGCAGGCAACCGTCGTCATTATTGGGGCTGGACAGGCGGGACTCTCGGCGGGGTACCACCTGCAGCGGCGCGGATTCACGAGCGCGTTGCACGACCCCGAGGGGGAGCGCACGTTTGTGATGTTCGACGCGAACTCGGCGCCAGGCGGTGCCTGGCAGCACCGCTGGGATTCGCTGCTGGTGGCTAACCTGAACAGTATTTTTGATCTTCCTGACCTGCCACAGCCCCCGATGACGGGGCAGGAGCGCAGCCGAGACGCGATTCCTCAGTACTTCGCGCAGTTTGAAGCGCTGCACCGGTTGCCGATTGTGCGCCCCGTGCAGGTGCAGCAGGTGCGCGAAAGCGATGAGGCGGGAAGCCGATCGCTCACCGTCACGACATCGCAGGGGCAGTGGCGGGCCCGCGCGATCATCAACGCCACTGGCACATGGAACAACCCGGTGCTACTGGTAATCGAAGGTGTTGAGACCTTCGCGGGGGAGCAGCTGCACACGCGCGATTACGGGCAGCTGCCCGATCTAGCGGGCAAGCGGGTGGCGATCGTGGGCGGCGGCATCTCGGCGCTGCAGCACCTCGAGGAAATCTCGCGCACCGCCACCACCGCCTGGTACACGCGCACGCCGCCGAAATGGCGGGAGTCGGCGTTCAACGATGAAGCCGGCCGCGACACCATCGCGCGGGTCACCGCTGACGTTGAAGCGGGGCGGCCGACGGGCAGCGTGGTGTCGTACACCGGGCTGCCCCGCACCAACTATGCCAAGGCAGCCGAGGCGCGCGGTGCGCTGCAGCGGCGACCCATGTTTACCCGCATTGAACCGTGGGGCGTGCGTGAAGCAGACGGGTCATTCACCTCGATCGATGTGATCGTGTGGGCCACCGGGTTTAAAGCCGACCTCGCTCACCTCGCACCGCTGCAGTTGCGAAACGCTGCTGGCGGGATCGCGGTCAAAGGCACGCAGGTGGTGGGCGACGACCGGCTGCACCTCATCGGCTTCGGGCCCTCGCAGTCAACGGTGGGCGCCAACCGTGCCGGCAAAGCGGCCGCCGCGAGTATCGTGCGCTACCTGCGCTAG
- a CDS encoding response regulator transcription factor yields the protein MSASALPSTKIRLLLADDEHLIRGALEALLGLEPDIEVVASTDNGVTAAQLARDTQPDVCLLDLEMPQADGLSAAQEILGHGDSRIIIVTRHARPGVLRRALAAQVAGFVPKSTPAGQLANVIREVAAGKRYIDPEIAAAALTAERCPLTDRELDALRASRITNSVQEIAGHLFLSPGTVRNYLSAAISKLGVSSRHEAAEQAWQQGWI from the coding sequence GTGAGCGCCTCAGCACTTCCCAGCACGAAGATTCGCCTGCTGTTGGCAGACGACGAGCACCTGATTCGCGGTGCCCTCGAAGCGCTGCTGGGCCTCGAACCAGACATCGAAGTGGTCGCGAGCACAGATAACGGGGTGACCGCAGCGCAGCTCGCCCGCGACACCCAACCTGATGTGTGCCTACTCGACCTTGAAATGCCCCAGGCTGACGGGTTGAGCGCCGCACAAGAGATACTGGGGCACGGTGACAGCCGCATCATTATTGTGACGCGACACGCGCGCCCCGGTGTACTGCGCCGCGCGCTCGCCGCACAGGTCGCAGGATTCGTGCCGAAGTCAACGCCGGCGGGTCAACTCGCTAACGTGATTCGGGAGGTCGCGGCCGGTAAACGGTACATTGACCCCGAGATCGCTGCCGCAGCGCTCACGGCCGAACGTTGCCCCCTCACCGACCGCGAGCTTGATGCGCTGCGTGCGTCGCGAATAACGAATAGCGTGCAAGAGATTGCTGGGCACCTGTTCTTGTCGCCGGGCACCGTGCGCAACTACCTCTCGGCGGCGATCTCAAAGCTCGGTGTCAGTTCGAGACATGAGGCCGCTGAGCAAGCCTGGCAGCAGGGGTGGATCTAA
- a CDS encoding class II 3-deoxy-7-phosphoheptulonate synthase, with protein MTSQAAQTTAEQLFAKLDAYRTLEAKQQPNWPDPEATRAASAKLATQPPLVFAGEADQLRERLGAAARGEAFLLQGGDCAETYAAATADKIRDRVKTILQMAVVLTYGASMPVIKVGRMAGQFAKPRSSDSETREGVTLPAYRGDIVNGYDFTAASRTPNPERLLEGYHVSASTLNLIRAFTQGGFADLRQVHEWNKGFISNPANQRYESLAAEIDRALKFMDACGVDHTALTQTEFYVSHEALLLDYERPMARIDSRTGDLYDTSGHMLWIGERTRDINGAHVEFLSHVKNPIGVKLGPTTQVDDALRLIDKLDPERTPGRLTFITRMGAGKIRDVLPGLLEGVRDAGATPLWVTDPMHGNGITTANGYKSRRFDDVMNELRGFFEAHREVGTFPGGIHVELTGDDVTECLGGSENIDELALESRYESLCDPRLNHMQSLELAFQVAEELRQA; from the coding sequence ATGACGAGCCAAGCCGCACAGACTACTGCCGAACAGCTGTTTGCGAAGCTTGACGCGTATCGCACTCTTGAGGCGAAGCAGCAGCCGAATTGGCCCGATCCCGAGGCGACTCGTGCAGCGTCAGCCAAGTTGGCTACGCAGCCCCCGCTCGTGTTCGCGGGCGAAGCTGATCAGCTGCGTGAACGCCTCGGCGCTGCAGCTCGCGGCGAGGCGTTTCTGCTGCAGGGCGGCGACTGCGCCGAGACGTACGCAGCGGCGACCGCCGACAAGATTCGCGACCGCGTAAAGACCATTCTGCAGATGGCAGTCGTACTCACGTACGGCGCATCGATGCCGGTGATCAAGGTGGGGCGCATGGCGGGCCAGTTCGCCAAGCCGCGCTCAAGCGATTCAGAAACGCGCGAGGGCGTCACGCTGCCCGCATACCGCGGCGACATCGTGAACGGCTATGACTTCACGGCCGCGTCACGCACGCCCAACCCCGAGCGCCTGCTCGAGGGCTACCACGTGTCGGCATCAACGCTGAACTTGATTCGTGCGTTCACGCAGGGGGGCTTCGCCGACCTGCGCCAGGTGCACGAGTGGAACAAGGGCTTCATCTCGAACCCCGCGAACCAGCGATACGAGTCGCTCGCGGCCGAGATCGATCGCGCGCTGAAGTTCATGGATGCGTGCGGCGTTGACCACACCGCCCTCACGCAGACCGAGTTCTACGTCAGCCACGAGGCGCTGCTGCTCGATTACGAGCGCCCCATGGCCCGCATCGATTCGCGCACCGGTGACCTGTACGACACGTCGGGCCACATGCTGTGGATCGGCGAGCGTACGCGTGACATCAACGGTGCACACGTCGAGTTCTTGTCGCACGTCAAGAACCCGATCGGTGTGAAGCTCGGCCCCACCACGCAGGTGGATGACGCGCTGCGCCTCATCGACAAGCTCGATCCCGAGCGCACCCCGGGTCGTCTGACCTTCATCACGCGCATGGGCGCGGGCAAGATTCGCGACGTACTGCCGGGTCTGCTCGAGGGCGTGCGCGATGCGGGGGCAACGCCGCTGTGGGTCACCGACCCCATGCACGGTAACGGCATCACCACCGCAAACGGCTACAAGTCGCGTCGCTTCGACGACGTGATGAACGAGCTGCGTGGCTTCTTTGAGGCGCACCGCGAGGTGGGCACGTTCCCCGGCGGCATTCACGTTGAGCTCACCGGTGACGACGTCACCGAGTGCCTCGGCGGTTCGGAGAACATCGACGAGCTCGCTCTCGAGAGCCGCTACGAGTCGCTGTGCGACCCGCGTCTGAACCACATGCAGTCGCTCGAACTCGCGTTCCAGGTCGCTGAGGAACTGCGCCAGGCGTAA
- a CDS encoding MarR family winged helix-turn-helix transcriptional regulator → MTDETIASIEYEALVFSRHLSGLPGHARRSRGTLDHSAYTLLNLLEVGGPATISELAGITDLDASTLSRQTAALLRDGLASRVANPEGGVARKFEITEQGRVAVTEERDASRAVLASIIGDWSAPNRESFAELLSQFNRAIEARSGRSWPRA, encoded by the coding sequence ATGACTGACGAGACCATTGCCTCAATCGAGTACGAAGCACTCGTATTTTCGCGGCACCTCTCGGGCCTTCCCGGGCATGCCCGCAGATCGCGCGGCACCCTCGACCACAGCGCCTATACGCTGCTGAATCTGCTCGAGGTGGGCGGCCCCGCCACCATTAGCGAGTTGGCGGGCATCACCGATCTCGACGCATCTACCCTCAGCCGGCAAACGGCGGCGCTGCTGCGCGATGGCCTCGCTAGCCGTGTGGCGAACCCCGAGGGCGGCGTCGCCCGCAAATTTGAAATCACCGAGCAGGGCCGCGTCGCCGTCACCGAGGAGCGCGATGCAAGCCGCGCAGTGCTCGCAAGCATCATCGGCGATTGGAGCGCCCCCAACCGCGAGTCTTTCGCCGAACTGCTCTCGCAGTTCAACCGCGCCATCGAGGCCCGGTCGGGGCGCTCCTGGCCACGCGCCTAG
- a CDS encoding AMP-dependent synthetase/ligase has protein sequence MKQSHTPVLVPAIPNDNITDLLEQRVATTPDRVLFALPNGDSWNDLTATEFRRDVVAIAKGFAAAGVQPGERIAFMCTTKYEWTLVDFALMYAGAVMVPVYETSSPLQIHWILEDSGARGIMTESAELADRFAEIRDDLSHIELVWRLDKGALDELRAAGVDVTDDEIERRRSLAVGSDIATLIYTSGSTGRPKGCVLTHSNFVDLSRNAGAAMHQVVQQPGASTLLFVTLAHVFARFISVLAVHSGVRVGHQADTSQLLNSLGSFKPSFILAVPRVFEKVYNSAEQKTEAEGKGKIFRKAAKVAVAHSEALDAGKVPFLLGLQFKLFDKLVYSTLREKLGGRVSFAVSGSAPLSHYLGHFYRSLGVKILEGYGLTETTAPATVNLPDKFKIGTVGPALPGHTVRIAEDGEIQVKGIDVFKEYWNNPAATKEAFTEDGFFITGDLGSLDDDGYLSITGRKKEIIVTAGGKNVAPAALEDPIRSNTIISQVVAVGDQKPFISALITLDPEMLPVWLNNVGEDPLMTITEASRHPKVLAEVQSAIDLGNRYVSRAESIRKFVILPIDFTEANGHLTPKMSIRRANILRDFSSEIAELYGDRPQTELTTIAR, from the coding sequence GTGAAACAGTCACACACACCCGTACTTGTTCCCGCCATACCTAATGACAACATCACCGATCTGCTCGAACAACGCGTGGCAACGACGCCCGACCGCGTATTGTTCGCACTGCCCAATGGCGACAGCTGGAACGATCTGACCGCCACCGAGTTTCGGCGCGATGTTGTGGCCATTGCCAAGGGCTTCGCCGCCGCGGGAGTTCAGCCCGGCGAACGCATCGCGTTTATGTGCACGACGAAATATGAGTGGACCCTCGTCGACTTCGCACTGATGTACGCCGGCGCCGTCATGGTGCCGGTCTATGAGACGTCGTCTCCGCTGCAGATTCACTGGATCCTTGAGGATTCTGGGGCCCGCGGCATCATGACCGAGTCGGCCGAGCTGGCTGATCGTTTCGCAGAAATTCGCGACGATCTTTCGCACATTGAACTGGTATGGCGTCTCGATAAGGGCGCACTCGATGAGCTGCGCGCCGCGGGCGTCGATGTGACCGACGACGAGATCGAGCGCCGTCGCTCGCTCGCTGTGGGCAGCGACATCGCCACGCTGATCTATACGTCAGGGTCAACCGGGCGCCCCAAGGGCTGTGTGCTCACCCACTCAAACTTTGTGGACCTCTCGCGCAACGCGGGCGCGGCCATGCACCAGGTTGTGCAGCAGCCGGGCGCGTCAACGCTGCTGTTCGTGACGCTCGCGCACGTGTTTGCCCGCTTCATTTCGGTGCTCGCGGTGCACTCTGGCGTGCGCGTGGGCCACCAGGCCGATACCTCTCAGCTGCTCAACTCACTGGGATCGTTCAAGCCCTCATTCATTCTCGCCGTGCCGCGCGTGTTCGAGAAGGTGTACAACTCGGCCGAGCAAAAAACTGAGGCCGAGGGCAAGGGCAAGATCTTCCGTAAGGCCGCTAAGGTCGCCGTCGCGCACTCAGAGGCACTCGACGCCGGCAAGGTGCCCTTCTTGTTGGGCCTCCAGTTCAAGCTGTTTGACAAGCTCGTCTACTCCACACTGCGTGAAAAGCTGGGCGGTCGCGTGTCGTTCGCAGTTTCGGGTTCGGCGCCACTGAGCCACTACCTCGGCCACTTCTACCGCAGCCTCGGCGTCAAGATCCTTGAGGGTTACGGCCTCACCGAGACCACCGCCCCCGCGACGGTGAACCTGCCCGATAAGTTCAAGATCGGCACCGTTGGCCCCGCTCTCCCTGGCCACACCGTGCGCATCGCAGAAGACGGCGAGATTCAGGTCAAGGGCATCGACGTGTTCAAGGAGTACTGGAACAACCCGGCCGCCACCAAGGAAGCATTCACCGAGGATGGCTTCTTCATCACTGGTGACCTCGGCAGCCTCGATGACGATGGCTACCTGTCGATCACCGGCCGCAAGAAGGAAATCATCGTGACCGCCGGCGGCAAGAACGTTGCCCCGGCCGCACTCGAAGATCCGATTCGTTCCAACACGATTATCAGCCAGGTAGTCGCCGTGGGCGATCAGAAGCCCTTCATCTCGGCGCTCATCACGCTTGACCCCGAGATGCTGCCGGTGTGGCTCAACAACGTGGGCGAAGACCCCTTGATGACGATCACCGAAGCGTCACGGCACCCCAAGGTACTCGCAGAGGTGCAGAGCGCAATCGATCTGGGTAACCGGTACGTATCGCGCGCCGAGTCGATTCGTAAGTTCGTCATCTTGCCGATCGATTTCACGGAGGCCAACGGCCACCTCACCCCCAAGATGAGCATTCGACGTGCAAACATTCTGCGTGATTTCTCGTCTGAGATCGCAGAACTGTACGGCGATCGCCCGCAGACTGAGTTGACCACCATCGCACGCTAG
- a CDS encoding lysophospholipid acyltransferase family protein codes for MLYWIFKHLIIGPLLKTIYRPWVEGTENIPGSGPVILVGNHLSVIDSFFLPVMVDRPVYFLAKSDYFTGKGVKGWIVKKFMLGVGQLPIDRSGGKASEASLTTGLSVLDRGDVLGIYPEGTRSPDARLYRGRTGVARLVLESGAVVVPVVMIDTEKAMPIGVRIPRIRRIGTVIGKPLDFSRFAGMSADRFVLRSVTDEITLEIQKLSGQRYADVYASSVRARG; via the coding sequence GTGCTCTACTGGATTTTCAAGCACCTGATTATCGGGCCGCTCTTGAAGACGATCTATCGCCCCTGGGTAGAAGGAACCGAGAACATTCCGGGCTCAGGTCCCGTGATTCTTGTCGGTAACCACCTCTCGGTGATTGACTCGTTCTTCTTGCCCGTCATGGTCGATCGACCCGTGTATTTCCTTGCCAAAAGTGACTATTTCACCGGCAAGGGAGTGAAGGGCTGGATCGTAAAAAAGTTCATGCTGGGCGTGGGGCAGCTGCCGATTGACCGCTCTGGTGGCAAGGCGTCTGAAGCCTCGCTGACCACGGGCCTGTCGGTGCTCGACCGCGGTGACGTGCTGGGAATTTACCCCGAGGGCACACGCAGCCCCGATGCGCGACTGTATCGCGGTCGCACGGGCGTGGCGCGACTCGTTTTGGAGTCGGGCGCGGTGGTGGTTCCCGTCGTCATGATTGACACCGAGAAGGCGATGCCGATCGGAGTGCGTATTCCCCGCATTCGTCGCATCGGCACCGTGATCGGTAAGCCGCTTGATTTCAGCCGTTTCGCTGGGATGAGCGCAGACCGTTTCGTGCTGCGCAGCGTCACCGATGAGATCACGCTCGAGATTCAAAAACTCAGCGGCCAGCGATACGCCGATGTGTACGCGTCAAGCGTACGCGCGCGTGGCTAA
- a CDS encoding small multi-drug export protein, with translation MIDALQSFTSSLPEIFQWVGVLLMGAIPFIESYFGSAIGILAGVHPAVAIPAAIVGNIISMLIFVLSAHGVRSKVGQGREAKELSPRREKLRARFDRYGVPGVSLLGQLILPSQITSAAMVSFGAAKNSVILWQVISIILWGVVFGTFATFGVSLMR, from the coding sequence ATGATTGACGCACTGCAGAGCTTCACTTCTTCCCTTCCCGAGATTTTTCAGTGGGTCGGCGTGCTCTTGATGGGGGCCATCCCGTTTATCGAGTCGTACTTCGGTTCGGCGATCGGCATCCTCGCCGGAGTGCACCCCGCCGTCGCCATCCCCGCCGCGATCGTCGGCAACATCATCTCGATGCTGATCTTCGTGCTGAGCGCCCACGGCGTACGCTCGAAAGTGGGCCAGGGGCGTGAAGCGAAAGAGCTCTCCCCGCGCCGCGAAAAGCTGCGGGCGCGTTTCGATCGCTACGGCGTACCCGGAGTGAGCCTGCTCGGCCAGCTGATCCTGCCGAGCCAGATCACCTCGGCCGCCATGGTCTCCTTCGGCGCCGCCAAGAACTCGGTGATTCTGTGGCAGGTGATCTCGATCATCCTGTGGGGTGTGGTGTTTGGCACCTTCGCTACCTTCGGGGTCTCGCTGATGCGCTAA